The proteins below are encoded in one region of Triticum aestivum cultivar Chinese Spring chromosome 1B, IWGSC CS RefSeq v2.1, whole genome shotgun sequence:
- the LOC123137228 gene encoding uncharacterized protein translates to MGGMRGRMGISYLHSHGGGNVNSMAQQRRLGSLWIFLRQQDVRESIAAGNGSSDLLRIFSMSTWDDTNSNIMFSAPDSKKAEVLGDSDVSMVTSFSNIDSQIQLALSSWTCPAWTTTCSCSRTPPTTESMPSVAAPLTRRALLGRERRTRINKRLRRLQRSHSLHGQGHKANTHSGNM, encoded by the exons ATGGGTGGAATGAGAGGAAGGATGGGAATCAGCTACTTGCATTCACATGGAGGAGGCAACGTCAACTCGATGGCACAGCAGAGGAGGCTGGGCTCGTTGTGGATCTTCTTGAGGCAGCAGGACGTCCGCGAGAGCATCGCTGCTGGCAACGGCTCGAGTGACCTCTTGAGGATCTTCTCCATGAGCACCTGGGACGACACCAACTCCAACATCATGTTCTCAGCGCCCGACAGCAAGAAGGCCGAGGTGCTCGGCGACAGCGATGTCAGCATGGTCACCAGCTTCAGCAACATCGACTCCCAG ATTCAGTTAGCCCTCTCGAGCTGGACATGCCCAGCATGGACGACTACCTGCAGCTGCAGCAGGACTCCGCCGACTACAGAGTCCATGCCGAGCGTGGCTGCACCACTGACCCGCAGAGCATTGCTTGGGAGG GAAAGAAGAACAAGGATCAATAAGAGGCTAAGGAGGCTGCAAAGATCTCATTCCCTACATGGACAAGGTCACAAG GCCAATACACATTCAGGAAATATGTGA